One window of the Brevibacterium limosum genome contains the following:
- a CDS encoding helix-turn-helix domain-containing protein, whose translation MSANSSAFDHVNGFRWRQGDPSLAESEARLYDLGVLRSVLEESVEIAVADARADGVTWAKIGDALGVTHQAVIKRYSKGGAR comes from the coding sequence ATGAGCGCCAACTCCTCCGCCTTCGACCACGTGAACGGCTTCCGCTGGCGACAGGGCGACCCCTCCCTCGCCGAGTCCGAGGCACGTCTCTACGACCTCGGCGTGCTCCGCTCCGTGCTGGAGGAGTCCGTCGAGATCGCCGTCGCCGACGCCCGCGCCGATGGGGTGACCTGGGCGAAGATCGGCGACGCCCTCGGCGTCACGCACCAGGCCGTAATCAAGCGCTACAGCAAGGGCGGTGCCCGATGA
- a CDS encoding ABC-2 transporter permease, whose protein sequence is MSAALDRLKQQNGPVQSPQPLGSPETMELLTSILAAVEAQNTRIATLTEQQKKLAGFVKVDSEEQEKQLSAISHQLTSTSPPPESNENSELLAGIASTLAGMSVNLNGESLKGSASKSEAAAKHLDESRAKFERAANGAQKAWRESITQASAEATSAISTARDQAVQSIERAAADAGAVATAKIDAANERAEKIIATTAKLEARQLWSVAASMCLALLPVAVIVAGVWMAVAGLITGAQWALDVDGSVWLGIGRWLVVSMGLAGAGYGLFASVRWVAGLVETWKGRGMPRWPRWR, encoded by the coding sequence ATGAGCGCAGCACTCGACAGGCTGAAGCAGCAGAACGGGCCCGTGCAGTCGCCGCAACCGCTCGGCAGTCCGGAGACGATGGAGCTGTTGACCTCGATCCTCGCCGCCGTCGAGGCGCAGAATACGAGGATCGCCACGCTGACCGAGCAGCAGAAGAAGCTCGCGGGGTTCGTGAAGGTGGACAGCGAGGAGCAGGAGAAGCAGCTCTCCGCGATCTCGCATCAGCTGACCTCAACGTCGCCGCCGCCGGAGTCGAACGAGAACAGCGAACTGCTCGCCGGAATCGCGTCCACTCTCGCGGGTATGAGCGTGAACCTCAACGGGGAGAGTCTGAAGGGCTCAGCCTCTAAGTCCGAGGCTGCCGCCAAGCATCTCGATGAGAGCCGGGCTAAGTTCGAGCGGGCCGCGAACGGTGCGCAGAAGGCCTGGCGGGAGTCGATCACCCAAGCCAGCGCCGAGGCGACGAGCGCGATCAGCACGGCCCGGGATCAGGCTGTGCAGTCGATCGAGAGGGCCGCTGCCGACGCCGGGGCCGTGGCAACAGCCAAGATTGACGCCGCGAACGAGCGGGCCGAAAAGATCATCGCCACAACGGCGAAGCTGGAGGCCCGTCAGCTTTGGTCTGTCGCCGCGTCGATGTGCCTCGCGCTGCTGCCGGTCGCAGTGATCGTCGCGGGTGTTTGGATGGCCGTCGCCGGGCTTATCACGGGCGCTCAGTGGGCCCTCGACGTGGACGGGAGCGTGTGGCTCGGGATCGGTCGCTGGCTCGTGGTCTCCATGGGCCTCGCCGGGGCCGGCTACGGACTCTTCGCGTCCGTCCGCTGGGTCGCCGGTCTCGTGGAGACCTGGAAGGGCCGCGGGATGCCGAGGTGGCCCCGTTGGCGGTGA
- the merA gene encoding mercury(II) reductase yields the protein MPTKYDLAIIGSGGGAFAAAIRATMLGKSVVMIERGTLGGTCVNTGCVPSKALIAAADARHVAADAADRFPGIATTAGPVDMPALIAGKQALVETMRGEKYADVADSYGWHVRRGDAGFAGTPDAPVLEVTAADGAVETIEAEHYLVATGARPWAPPIDGLDEAGYLTSTTAMDLTEVPESMLVLGGGYVALEQAQLFARLGSQVTVLVRSRLASKEEPEVSRTLQEVFADEGIRVVRRAVPTRVSRDAATGQVVVTADVSGGSQEFRADQVLVALGRRPVTDGLNLDAVGVKTGDSGEVVVSDHLQSSNPRIWAAGDVTGHPEFVYVAAHHGTLVAENAFADADRSVDYSHLPRVTFTGPAIGAVGMTEKEVVAAGIRCDCRVLPLEYVPRAVINRDTRGFIKIVVNADTSEILGLTAVAKDAGELAAAGVHVLGKTIAEVADAWAPYLTMTEGIRIAAKSFTTDPSLLSCCA from the coding sequence ATGCCTACGAAGTACGATCTCGCCATCATCGGATCGGGCGGCGGAGCGTTCGCCGCCGCGATTCGCGCGACCATGCTCGGGAAGTCGGTGGTGATGATCGAGCGTGGCACGCTCGGCGGCACCTGCGTGAACACGGGCTGCGTGCCGTCGAAGGCCCTCATCGCCGCCGCCGATGCACGGCACGTCGCCGCCGACGCCGCCGACCGGTTCCCGGGGATCGCGACGACGGCAGGCCCAGTGGACATGCCCGCGCTGATCGCCGGGAAGCAGGCGTTGGTCGAGACGATGCGGGGCGAGAAGTACGCCGACGTCGCCGATTCATACGGGTGGCACGTCCGGCGGGGAGACGCCGGGTTCGCGGGCACCCCGGACGCGCCGGTGTTGGAGGTCACCGCCGCAGACGGAGCGGTCGAGACGATCGAGGCCGAGCACTACCTGGTCGCCACCGGTGCGCGGCCGTGGGCTCCGCCGATCGACGGCCTGGACGAGGCCGGGTACCTGACCTCGACCACGGCGATGGACCTGACCGAGGTCCCCGAGTCGATGCTGGTGCTCGGCGGCGGCTACGTTGCCCTGGAGCAGGCGCAGCTGTTCGCCCGCCTCGGCTCCCAGGTCACCGTGCTGGTGCGGTCCCGGCTCGCGTCGAAGGAGGAGCCGGAGGTGTCCCGGACACTGCAGGAGGTGTTCGCCGACGAGGGCATCCGGGTGGTCCGCCGCGCGGTGCCGACCCGGGTGTCCCGGGACGCGGCGACCGGGCAGGTCGTGGTTACCGCGGACGTGTCCGGCGGCTCGCAGGAGTTCCGCGCCGACCAGGTGCTCGTCGCCCTCGGACGCCGTCCCGTCACCGACGGCTTGAACCTCGATGCGGTCGGGGTGAAGACCGGGGACTCCGGCGAGGTGGTCGTCTCCGACCATCTGCAGTCGTCGAACCCGCGGATCTGGGCCGCGGGCGACGTGACCGGGCACCCGGAGTTCGTCTACGTCGCGGCCCACCACGGCACCCTCGTTGCCGAGAACGCGTTCGCCGACGCCGACCGGTCCGTCGACTACTCCCATCTGCCGCGGGTGACGTTCACCGGACCGGCGATCGGCGCGGTCGGGATGACCGAGAAGGAGGTCGTCGCCGCGGGGATCCGCTGCGACTGCCGCGTGCTGCCCCTGGAGTATGTGCCCCGGGCGGTGATCAACCGCGACACCCGCGGGTTCATCAAGATCGTCGTGAACGCCGATACGAGCGAGATCCTCGGCCTCACCGCCGTCGCCAAGGACGCCGGGGAACTCGCCGCCGCAGGCGTCCACGTGCTCGGCAAGACCATCGCCGAAGTCGCCGACGCCTGGGCCCCCTACCTGACCATGACCGAAGGCATCCGGATCGCCGCGAAGTCCTTCACCACCGACCCGTCACTGCTCTCGTGCTGCGCATGA
- a CDS encoding heavy metal-responsive transcriptional regulator, whose amino-acid sequence MRIGELAERAGTTSKTLRFYEEQGLLPPADRTPSGYRDYASDAVARIDFVHRGQAAGLTLAQIRQILDIRDSGHAPCEHVRDLLDARLAEIEQQIAQLTALHGTIADLRHDAAHPDPDTCSPDQVCRYL is encoded by the coding sequence ATGCGCATCGGAGAACTCGCCGAACGCGCGGGCACCACCTCGAAGACGCTCCGGTTCTACGAAGAGCAGGGACTGCTGCCCCCGGCCGACCGGACGCCATCCGGGTACCGCGACTACGCGTCCGACGCCGTCGCCCGGATCGACTTCGTTCACCGTGGCCAGGCCGCAGGCCTCACCCTCGCCCAGATCCGCCAAATCCTCGACATCCGCGACAGCGGCCACGCGCCCTGCGAGCACGTGCGAGACCTCCTCGACGCGCGCCTGGCCGAGATCGAGCAGCAGATCGCCCAGCTCACCGCCCTGCACGGCACCATCGCCGACCTCCGGCACGACGCCGCGCACCCGGACCCCGACACATGCAGCCCAGACCAGGTCTGCCGGTACCTGTAG
- a CDS encoding LLM class flavin-dependent oxidoreductase, with product MKSFGFLSFGHYDAEGELNAGQMLRDAVEISVGADELGINGAYFRVHHFAPQAASPVPLLSTIAARTRTIEIGTGVIDMR from the coding sequence ATGAAGTCTTTCGGATTCTTGAGCTTCGGACACTATGACGCAGAAGGCGAACTGAACGCCGGGCAGATGCTGCGGGACGCCGTGGAGATCTCCGTCGGCGCCGACGAACTCGGCATCAACGGCGCCTACTTCCGTGTCCACCATTTCGCACCTCAGGCGGCCTCTCCGGTTCCGCTGCTGTCGACGATCGCCGCGAGGACCCGCACGATCGAGATCGGCACCGGGGTCATCGATATGCGCTAG
- a CDS encoding DMT family transporter yields MTIVAIALAVLAAVALAYGALYQHDAVAGQDDSHNGLSWAHFAELLRNRRWLVGLMILGLGTAGNFVALALAPVMVVQPIGAFSLIVSVLLGVRHRGLQVNRRLVQSVIWCTAGVTLFVALSATTAQSEVHLGADALPLFWITAVAVVVGLVIMLAFRHAPQLVLIIAAGLLFACVATNAHLVSVQFLQAGLDQVTWINVAALLAGVALGSWFVQNAYAAGPPEMVIAGLTVIDPIGAVILGTIVLGEAAHSPVWLIVLITLTGLVACAAVVVLSRYHPDVRDREAQRRDARRSDTMTDTEES; encoded by the coding sequence GTGACCATAGTGGCAATCGCCCTCGCCGTCCTCGCGGCCGTGGCACTGGCCTATGGCGCCCTGTATCAGCACGACGCGGTGGCGGGTCAGGATGACTCTCACAACGGACTCAGCTGGGCGCATTTCGCCGAGCTGCTGCGCAACCGCCGGTGGCTCGTCGGCCTGATGATCCTCGGTTTGGGAACGGCAGGGAATTTCGTCGCCCTGGCCCTGGCACCGGTGATGGTGGTCCAGCCGATCGGGGCGTTCTCACTCATCGTCTCCGTGCTGCTCGGGGTGCGTCACCGCGGACTCCAGGTCAACAGGCGGCTCGTCCAGTCCGTCATCTGGTGCACCGCCGGTGTGACGCTCTTCGTCGCGCTCTCGGCCACGACCGCGCAGTCCGAGGTCCACCTCGGTGCCGATGCGCTCCCGCTGTTCTGGATCACCGCCGTCGCCGTCGTCGTCGGCCTGGTGATCATGCTGGCCTTCCGACATGCCCCGCAACTCGTGCTCATCATCGCCGCCGGACTGCTCTTCGCCTGCGTGGCGACGAACGCCCACCTCGTCAGCGTCCAGTTCCTCCAGGCCGGGCTCGATCAGGTCACCTGGATCAATGTCGCCGCACTGCTGGCGGGCGTGGCGCTGGGGTCCTGGTTCGTCCAGAATGCCTATGCGGCAGGGCCTCCTGAGATGGTCATCGCCGGGCTGACCGTCATCGACCCGATCGGCGCCGTCATCCTCGGCACCATCGTCCTCGGCGAGGCGGCCCACTCCCCCGTCTGGCTGATCGTGCTCATCACGCTCACCGGATTGGTCGCCTGCGCGGCCGTCGTTGTATTGTCGCGGTATCATCCCGATGTCAGAGATCGAGAAGCTCAGCGCAGGGACGCCCGCCGTTCCGACACCATGACCGACACCGAGGAGAGCTGA
- a CDS encoding glycosyltransferase, which yields MAEGLADRGNDVHVACPSATGKPSVSVENGVTVHRLTAHRWPLHPTWMICMPWETKPELSRLLDSVRPDVVHTQAHFVIGRYAFSESIRRGIPVVATNHFMPDNVRPYLKAPKAVLDGGTAIAWWDLRRKFQSADFITVPTQLAADLLTENGFSSPIRAVSCGIDLQRFAHLRELDCAESRSIPPRVLFVGRLSSEKHAADIVEAVAKTDPELGLEADIVGGGDQEEPLKQLASELGIADRVHVLGKISDKALMEAYQRCTFFCMPSTAELQSIATLEALASRKPVVLADAVALPHLVRDGVNGYLFPPRDIDALADRFTRICRMPDAELDDMSKASLDVVAKHDIEYTLDTFEAIYDGVIRDAIDSSAA from the coding sequence TTGGCCGAAGGACTCGCCGACCGCGGCAATGACGTCCACGTCGCCTGCCCCTCAGCGACGGGCAAGCCCTCGGTCAGCGTGGAGAACGGTGTCACCGTTCACCGCCTCACCGCCCACCGGTGGCCTCTGCACCCGACCTGGATGATCTGCATGCCGTGGGAGACGAAGCCTGAGCTCTCGCGACTCCTCGACAGCGTCCGCCCCGATGTCGTGCATACTCAAGCCCATTTCGTCATCGGCCGTTACGCGTTCTCCGAATCGATCCGGCGCGGAATCCCCGTCGTGGCCACGAACCATTTCATGCCGGACAACGTCCGCCCCTACCTCAAGGCCCCGAAGGCGGTTCTCGACGGCGGCACCGCCATCGCCTGGTGGGACCTGCGCCGGAAGTTCCAGTCCGCCGATTTCATCACGGTCCCCACCCAGCTGGCCGCCGATCTGCTCACCGAGAACGGATTCTCCTCCCCCATCCGGGCGGTGTCCTGCGGGATCGACCTGCAGCGCTTCGCTCATCTGCGTGAACTCGACTGCGCCGAGTCACGGTCCATTCCCCCGCGCGTCCTCTTCGTCGGACGCCTCTCCTCGGAGAAGCATGCCGCCGACATCGTCGAGGCCGTGGCGAAGACCGATCCGGAGCTGGGACTCGAAGCCGATATCGTCGGCGGCGGTGACCAGGAGGAGCCGCTGAAGCAGCTGGCGTCCGAACTCGGCATCGCCGATCGTGTGCATGTGCTCGGAAAGATCAGCGACAAGGCTCTGATGGAGGCTTACCAGCGCTGCACCTTCTTCTGCATGCCCTCGACCGCTGAGCTGCAGTCCATCGCCACCCTCGAGGCGCTGGCCTCCCGCAAGCCCGTGGTGCTTGCCGACGCGGTGGCGCTGCCGCACCTCGTCCGCGACGGCGTCAACGGGTATCTGTTCCCGCCGCGTGATATCGACGCGTTGGCCGATCGCTTCACCCGCATCTGCCGGATGCCCGATGCCGAACTCGATGACATGTCGAAGGCGTCACTCGACGTCGTGGCCAAACATGATATCGAATACACCCTCGACACCTTCGAAGCGATCTACGACGGAGTCATCCGAGACGCCATCGACTCGTCGGCGGCCTGA
- the gluQRS gene encoding tRNA glutamyl-Q(34) synthetase GluQRS, whose amino-acid sequence MTGSDPAVGAGRFAPSPSGDLHIGNIRSGLLSYVRARQTGRRFLWRIEDLDRVKAGAADSQLEIFAELGVTPDEPPVVQSGRAEEYSAAIAKLAADGLVYECYCSRKDIAEAPSAPHAPPGAYPGTCRNLGEGERKSHRRRLEANNRRPALRLRADNREHRVDDVLLGRVDALVDDLVLRRGDGIFAYNLTVVVDDAASGIDEILRGDDLASSAPRQAYLAELLGLPQPGWLHVPLVLNESGQRLAKRDGAVTYQQLRSLGWAVPDFFAWTQQSLGFGDVGGRWKSVDDMISGVDFARMSTAPMVFVAPADS is encoded by the coding sequence GTGACCGGATCCGACCCAGCTGTCGGCGCCGGCCGTTTCGCTCCGAGCCCGAGCGGTGACCTCCACATCGGCAACATCCGCTCCGGACTGCTCAGCTATGTGCGAGCCCGGCAGACGGGCCGACGGTTCCTGTGGAGGATCGAAGACCTCGACCGGGTGAAGGCCGGAGCGGCCGACTCACAGCTCGAAATCTTCGCCGAACTCGGAGTCACTCCCGATGAGCCGCCTGTGGTCCAATCCGGACGCGCCGAGGAATACTCGGCCGCGATTGCGAAGCTGGCGGCGGATGGGCTCGTCTACGAATGCTATTGCTCACGCAAGGACATCGCCGAGGCACCGAGTGCGCCGCACGCACCACCCGGGGCGTATCCCGGGACCTGCCGCAACCTCGGTGAGGGTGAACGGAAGTCTCACCGGAGGAGACTGGAGGCGAACAACCGTCGACCGGCGCTGCGTCTGCGCGCGGACAATCGAGAGCACCGCGTCGACGATGTGCTGCTGGGCCGGGTGGATGCCCTCGTCGACGATCTCGTGCTGCGGCGAGGCGACGGCATCTTCGCCTACAACCTCACCGTCGTCGTCGATGACGCAGCGAGCGGAATCGACGAGATTCTGCGGGGGGACGATCTCGCTTCCTCAGCGCCTCGTCAGGCCTATCTGGCCGAGCTGTTGGGACTGCCCCAGCCGGGCTGGCTGCATGTGCCGCTGGTGCTCAACGAGAGCGGTCAGCGACTGGCCAAGCGCGATGGAGCAGTGACCTATCAGCAGCTGCGCAGCCTCGGGTGGGCTGTCCCGGACTTCTTCGCCTGGACGCAGCAGTCACTGGGCTTCGGCGACGTCGGCGGTCGGTGGAAGTCCGTCGATGACATGATCTCCGGAGTCGACTTCGCTCGAATGTCGACGGCACCGATGGTCTTCGTCGCGCCTGCGGATTCGTGA
- a CDS encoding GNAT family N-acetyltransferase yields MPEPQLSPIPVRVVKNLDRERYELFTDETPGEFIGFLAYQVIDENTVELQHTIISEDFSRRGFARTLVTQVLDLIRTDGSSIVPTCSYVQDYLERFPQYGDLVSRQ; encoded by the coding sequence ATGCCAGAGCCTCAGCTCAGCCCCATACCGGTCAGAGTCGTGAAGAACCTCGACCGCGAACGGTACGAACTGTTCACCGATGAGACCCCGGGGGAGTTCATCGGGTTCCTCGCCTACCAGGTCATCGATGAGAACACCGTGGAGCTGCAGCACACGATCATCTCCGAAGACTTCTCCAGACGCGGCTTCGCCCGTACCCTCGTCACGCAGGTGCTCGACCTCATCAGGACCGATGGGTCGTCAATCGTGCCGACCTGTTCCTATGTGCAGGACTACCTCGAACGCTTCCCGCAGTACGGCGATCTCGTGTCCCGTCAGTGA